A stretch of the Xiphias gladius isolate SHS-SW01 ecotype Sanya breed wild chromosome 21, ASM1685928v1, whole genome shotgun sequence genome encodes the following:
- the ppp4r1l gene encoding serine/threonine-protein phosphatase 4 regulatory subunit 1, producing the protein MAGLSLYFEDGHDDLDDFGFDDYGSESDCIRITAFLDAGQDNLTPLGRLEKYAFSENVFNRQIVARGLLDVLREFSDNENDFISVMETVARMSEDGEPTVRAELMEQVPNIAMFLHESRPNFPAAFSRYLVPIVVRYLTDPNNQVRKTSQAALLVLLEQGLISKADMETKVCPVLLDLTEPSSDDDYKIEAVAIMCKVVTMLSKDTVEHLLLPRFCDLCSDARLFQVRKVCAANFGEFCSIVGQEATEKLLMPKFFDLCSDSLWGIRKACAECFMMVSNSTSPEVRRAKLSPLFISLISDQSRWVRQAAFQSLGRFISTFANPSSTGLHFREDGTLLEVPRCTSEGNCSLNSLNCSDISGCHTERTIAHTPPNQDGRATPSPEHVSAAYSEDMHNFHDNHTSAPGGMHDGFTHTVSKSNSSPTTANNAKNTKETEQTDENFNSFHYWRSPLPDISGELEMLSCPTSEEATEKEEKNEDEEEPEDNCPDSKSSHGKATSDQIQKVLDCLQPHMDDPDVQAQVQVLSAALKAAQLDSPVDDSPTDNSPPEPQSEVQPESNTEIPFVESKSVEAQLESQESPTEEEQMIETPPALESSPVQEQGDEETQTEPLEDQEESPPDSPVLESELIESVEEEGKEDSAHSPVSEDKPKIQNVIPQQLLDQYLSMTDPARAQTVDTEIAKHCAFSLPGVALTLGRQNWHCLKDTYETLATDVQWKVRRTLAFSIHELAVILGDQLTAADLVPIFNGFLKDLDEVRIGVLKHLYDFLKLLHADKRREYLYQLQEFMVTDNSRNWRFRYELAEQLILIIELYSHYDVYDYLRQIALTLCSDKVSEVRWISYKLVVEILQKLYACGADDLGLNFINELTVRFCHCPKWVGRQAFAFICQAIVEEDCMPMEQFSQHLLPSLLSLSSDPVANVRVLVAKALRQSVMEKAYFKEPGCAYSDELEETVMALQSDKDRDVRFFASLDPNKGLMDTAPLI; encoded by the exons ATGGCAG GTCTATCTTTATACTTTGAAGATGGCCATGATGATTTGGATGACT TTGGTTTTGATGACTATGGTTCAGAGTCTGACTGCATCCGCATCACAGCCTTCCTCGATGCAGGACAAGACAACCTAACTCCTCTCGGGAGGTTAGAGAAGTATGCCTTCAGTGAGAATGTTTTCAACAG GCAGATCGTGGCTCGTGGCCTGCTTGATGTGCTTCGAGAGTTCAGTGACAATGAAAATGACTTTATCAGTGTCATGGAGACAGTTGCCAGAATGTCAGAAGATGGAG AGCCCACAGTGCGAGCTGAACTGATGGAGCAGGTCCCCAACATTGCCATGTTTTTACACGAGAGTCGGCCCAACTTCCCAGCTGCTTTCTCAAGATACTTGGTACCAATTGTAGTCCGGTATCTCACTGATCCAAATAACCAG GTGCGAAAGACAAGCCAGGCAGCGCTGCTAGTTCTGTTGGAGCAGGGCCTCATCTCTAAAGCTGACATGGAGACCAAAGTTTGTCCGGTTCTGCTGGACCTCACAGAACCCAGCAGTGACGATGACTACAAAATAGAGGCTGTTGCT ATCATGTGTAAAGTTGTCACCATGTTGAGCAAAGACACAGTGGAGCATCTACTACTGCCACGCTTCTGTGACCTGTGCAGTGATGCTAGACTCTTCCAAGTCCGCAAG GTCTGCGCAGCAAATTTCGGAGAGTTTTGTTCTATTGTGGGTCAGGAGGCCACAGAAAAACTCTTG ATGCCCAAGTTCTTCGATCTGTGCTCAGACAGTCTGTGGGGCATCAGGAAAGCCTGTGCTGAGTGCTTCATGATGGTCTCCAATTCCACGTCTCCAGAGGTGCGACGTGCAAAACTTTCCCCCCTGTTCATCAGTCTCATCAGTGACCAGTCCCGCTGG GTGCGCCAGGCTGCCTTTCAGTCTCTTGGACGTTTCATCTCCACCTTTGCCAACCCTTCAAGCACAGGCCTTCACTTCAGAGAGGACGGCACCCTACTAGAGGTCCCCAGGTGTACATCGGAAGG CAACTGCTCCCTAAACTCCCTGAACTGTTCTGACATCAGCGGCTGCCACACAGAAAGAACCATCGCTCATACACCTCCCAACCAGGATGGCCGTGCCACACCGTCCCCGGAGCATGTGTCAGCAGCTTACAGCGAGGACATGCACAACTTTCATGACAACCACACTTCTGCTCCTGGAGGGATGCACGACGGTTTCACCCACACTGTCTCAAAAAGCAACAGCAGCCCTACGACTGCAAACAAcgctaaaaacacaaaagagacgGAGCAGACAGACGAGAACTTTAATTCTTTCCACTACTGGAGGTCTCCTTTACCAGACATCAGCGGGGAACTGGAGATGCTAAGTTGTCCAACATCAGAGGAAGcgacagagaaggaggaaaagaatgaggatgaggaggagccTGAAGATAATTGTCCTGATTCCAAGTCTAGTCATGGCAAAGCTACCAGCGACCAGATCCAgaaggttttggactgtttgcaACCACACATGGATGACCCTGATGTACAAG CTCAAGTCCAGGTGTTGTCAGCAGCTCTGAAGGCAGCCCAGCTCGACAGTCCAGTAGACGACAGCCCAACAGACAACAGCCCACCTGAACCCCAGTCAGAAGTGCAGCCTGAGAGCAACACTGAGATCCCATTTGTGGAGAGCAAATCTGTGGAGGCTCAGTTGGAGAGTCAGGAGAGCCCCACAGAAGAGGAGCAAATGATTGAAACTCCTCCAGCTTTGGAGTCCAGCCCTGTCCAGGAGCAAGGAGAcgaagagacacagacagagccCCTTGAGGACCAAGAAGAGTCTCCTCCTGACTCCCCTGTTCTA GAATCTGAACTGATTGAgagtgtggaggaggagggaaaggaagacTCAGCTCACAGCCCAGTGTCTGAGGATAAGCCTAAAATCCAG AATGTCATTCCCCAGCAGCTGTTGGATCAGTACCTCTCTATGACGGACCCGGCCCGCGCCCAGACGGTGGATACAGAGATAGCCAAACACTGCGCCTTCAGCCTGCCGGGGGTTGCTCTTACTTTGGGACGACAGAACTGGCACTGCCTCAAGGACACATATGAAACCCTTGCTACTGATGTGCAG TGGAAGGTGCGACGTACGCTGGCGTTCTCCATCCATGAGCTGGCAGTTATCCTGGGAGACCAGCTGACGGCGGCCGATCTTGTCCCCATCTTCAACGGTTTCCTCAAAGACCTGGACGAGGTCCGCATTGGCGTGCTCAAACACCTGTATGACTTCCTCAAG ctgctccacgcagacaagaggagagaatATCTGTACCAGCTGCAGGAGTTCATGGTGACGGACAACAGTCGCAACTGGAGATTCAGATACGAGCTGGCAGA GCAGCTGATCTTGATCATAGAGTTGTACAGCCACTATGACGTGTATGACTACCTCAGACAGATAGCACTAACACTCTGCTCTGACAAAGTCTCAGAGGTCAGGTGGATCTCATACAAACTG GTTGTAGAGATCCTCCAGAAGCTGTATGCATGTGGTGCTGATGATCTGGGCCTGAACTTCATCAACGAGCTCACCGTCAGGTTCTGCCACTGTCCCAAGTGGGTGGGGAGGCAGGCCTTTGCCTTCATCTGCCAg GCCATTGTGGAGGAGGACTGCATGCCCATGGAGCAGTTCAGCCAGCACCTCCTGCCCAGCCTGCTCAGCCTCTCCTCAGACCCAGTGGCTAATGTTCGCGTTCTGGTGGCCAAGGCTCTACGACAGAGTGTCATGGAGAAAG catACTTCAAGGAGCCGGGCTGTGCCTACTCTGACGAGCTGGAAGAGACTGTGATGGCTCTGCAGTCCGACAAGGACCGCGACGTACGCTTCTTTGCAAGCCTGGACCCCAACAAAGGCTTGATGGATACGGCTCCACTGATCTAG
- the LOC120807562 gene encoding pre-miRNA 5'-monophosphate methyltransferase: MATCSTNSDSVDELDDPGAAPYGNFINYYTFNPPENRLGLIPATLLQDLGYSNGHRTTLILDVGCNSGDLSVAFYKHLVQEPVCEEESDRSQVHLLGFDLDEALIQRAQQTNPLPSNISFIPLDITTDGSQLQDYLDQRGCSHFQLCLCLAVTMWVHLNHGDRGLLQLLSRLASISQHLLLEAQPWKCYRSAARRLRKLGRSDFDHFKTLKIRGDIAEHAREHLERHCGMELIQSFGNTAWDRKLLLFRRR, translated from the exons ATGGCAACATGTTCGACAAATAGCGATTCCGTTGATGAGCTAGATGATCCCGGAGCCGCTCCTTATGGCAACTTTATAAACTATTACACCTTTAATCCTCCGGAGAACCGATTGGGTCTGATTCCAGCCACACTCCTTCAGGATTTAGGTTACAGCAACGGCCATCGCACCACACTGATACTGGACGTGGGATGTAATTCAGGG GACCTGAGTGTAGCCTTTTATAAGCATCTGGTGCAGGAACCTGTGTGTGAAGAAGAGTCGGATAGGAGCCAAGTTCATCTATTGGGCTTCGACCTGGACGAGGCTCTCATTCAGCGGGCTCAGCAGACCAACCCTCTGCCCAGCAAcatctccttcatccctctggaCATCACTACAGACGGCAGCCAGCTGCAGGATTACCTCGACCAGCGTGGCTGCTCCCACTTCCAGCTGTGTCTGTGCCTGGCTGTCACCATGTGGGTCCATTTAAACCACGGAGACCGCGGCCTGCTGCAACTTCTCTCTCGCCTGGCCTCCATCAGCCAGCACCTGCTCCTGGAAGCCCAGCCGTGGAAGTGCTACCGCTCTGCAGCCCGGCGGCTGAGGAAGCTGGGCCGCTCAGACTTTGACCACTTCAAGACCCTGAAGATTCGCGGGGACATAGCAGAACATGCCAGGGAGCACCTGGAGAGACACTGCGGCATGGAGCTCATCCAGAGCTTCGGCAACACTGCATGGGACCGAAAACTGCTGCTCTTCAGAAGGAGATGA
- the LOC120807601 gene encoding cytochrome c oxidase assembly protein COX14 homolog: MVTGKRLADIGYRAFSASMMLLTAYGGYLCAMRGYRYMQREKQLKLAAENQDPEVIKD; this comes from the coding sequence ATGGTGACTGGAAAGCGCCTGGCTGACATCGGCTATCGGGCTTTCTCTGCCTCGATGATGCTGCTGACAGCGTACGGAGGTTACCTGTGTGCCATGCGAGGATACCGCtacatgcagagagaaaaacaattgaAACTGGCAGCAGAAAACCAGGATCCTGAAGTCATCAAAGACTGA